A genomic window from Methanobrevibacter sp. TLL-48-HuF1 includes:
- a CDS encoding nitrous oxide reductase family maturation protein NosD: protein MFFISILILFLAINIVSAEDVNNTAADVSNSSQTGNEVLHNIEIEYVQLNTSDVSVFSKGESYNATLIYDDGTPVFNKTVIFDINGVKYNKVTDNHGVASLDIRLNQGTYVISTSFTDSYDRILTHYNYVYVSDVKGTIIPEGLSNIEIQKIIDSANAGENIIFAGKNYENISLTISKNPVNIYSSVKSTLNGNSKNPVFTIKSSKAAGTVIYNLIVKGGSEGILLKGTNNVTILNNDIINSKCGISVIDTDKANIVGNLISNSNSFGIYLKDSTNTVIYSNCITKGGYGIYFDKGVEYTTVEHNQISYNKEYGINLHGSGPYTTITDNNISNNYKGINIDCKGDSELYITNNAIHSNDVGLNVGENYVRSGEDGLMGVGYNFIGLNKEFNILGRENDNYPAFKMGPVLTDGSKESFVKICSRIKTKLLGFNVKQVDKSSILVSVDERITTAIPWKTSLNDGKNWGYSIISNGKGLIHVNNGNGNVKFGYYGISGQETYKLSDYEQYIKPTYPVPPADFKPTNPDSPANPNTGSQGNGTSSNTQQGQGSATASGSGGSGDGSLSVSEANSASAASAQSSASASESSASDSASASTSASSSQSVAKVIDIDEEVVKIAGIGILILLIIAVIALYYRNDIKSMIEKKNGK, encoded by the coding sequence GTGTTTTTCATTTCAATTTTAATATTGTTCTTAGCAATAAATATTGTATCTGCTGAAGATGTTAATAATACTGCTGCTGATGTATCTAATTCATCTCAGACAGGAAATGAAGTATTGCATAATATAGAAATAGAGTATGTTCAATTAAATACTTCTGATGTGTCCGTATTTTCTAAAGGTGAATCTTATAATGCTACACTTATTTATGATGATGGAACTCCAGTTTTTAATAAAACAGTCATCTTTGATATTAATGGAGTCAAATACAATAAAGTAACTGATAATCATGGTGTTGCAAGTTTGGATATACGATTAAATCAGGGAACATATGTTATTTCTACTAGTTTTACAGATTCTTACGATAGAATTTTAACTCATTACAATTATGTTTATGTGTCTGATGTTAAAGGAACTATTATTCCAGAAGGATTGTCCAATATTGAAATTCAAAAAATCATTGATTCTGCAAATGCAGGGGAAAATATAATTTTTGCGGGTAAAAACTATGAAAATATATCATTAACAATATCTAAAAATCCGGTTAATATTTATAGTTCAGTTAAATCTACTTTAAATGGAAATTCTAAAAATCCAGTTTTCACAATTAAATCATCAAAAGCTGCAGGGACAGTTATTTATAACTTAATTGTTAAAGGTGGTTCTGAAGGAATTTTGTTAAAGGGAACTAATAATGTTACCATTCTTAATAATGATATAATTAATAGTAAGTGTGGCATTAGTGTAATTGATACAGATAAAGCAAATATTGTTGGAAATTTAATTTCTAATTCAAACAGTTTTGGTATTTATCTTAAAGATTCAACTAATACTGTTATCTACTCTAATTGTATTACTAAAGGAGGATATGGTATTTATTTTGATAAAGGTGTAGAATATACAACTGTTGAACATAATCAAATATCATACAACAAAGAATATGGAATAAATCTTCATGGATCAGGGCCTTACACAACCATAACGGATAATAATATTTCAAATAATTATAAGGGAATCAATATTGACTGTAAAGGAGATTCTGAGTTATATATTACCAACAATGCAATTCACAGTAATGATGTAGGTCTTAATGTTGGTGAAAATTATGTAAGATCTGGTGAAGACGGATTGATGGGTGTTGGATATAATTTTATTGGACTTAATAAGGAGTTTAATATTTTAGGCAGGGAAAATGATAATTATCCTGCTTTTAAAATGGGTCCTGTACTTACTGATGGAAGCAAAGAGTCATTTGTTAAAATCTGTAGTAGAATAAAAACCAAATTATTAGGTTTTAATGTTAAGCAAGTTGATAAAAGTTCTATACTTGTATCTGTAGATGAAAGAATTACTACTGCTATTCCGTGGAAAACTTCATTGAATGATGGAAAAAATTGGGGATACTCAATAATCAGTAATGGAAAAGGTCTTATACATGTCAATAATGGAAATGGTAATGTAAAATTTGGTTATTATGGCATATCTGGTCAGGAAACTTATAAACTGTCCGATTATGAGCAATATATTAAACCAACTTATCCTGTTCCTCCTGCTGATTTTAAACCTACAAATCCAGACAGTCCAGCAAATCCAAATACTGGCAGTCAGGGTAATGGAACTTCATCTAACACACAACAAGGTCAAGGTTCTGCAACTGCTTCTGGCAGTGGAGGATCTGGTGATGGTTCTTTAAGTGTGTCTGAAGCTAATTCTGCTTCAGCAGCATCTGCTCAAAGTTCTGCATCTGCAAGTGAATCTAGTGCTAGTGACAGTGCTTCTGCTTCCACATCTGCAAGTTCATCTCAGTCTGTTGCAAAAGTTATAGATATTGATGAGGAAGTTGTAAAGATTGCAGGAATAGGTATTTTAATATTACTGATAATAGCTGTCATTGCGTTGTATTATAGAAATGATATAAAATCAATGATTGAAAAGAAAAATGGCAAATAA
- a CDS encoding right-handed parallel beta-helix repeat-containing protein: MKINNKILVSLLIVLIAAISLSAVSAAEDVDTNAVSAPAEVEALEISSIDMSGVISEPAAPAANNTVWNVNSTATAADVQKIIDNSKSGDTINFTKDAVYNWHSANKSEVLNAITIPHALIIEGNNATIDCDNGFTADSKLTSIDGTTFQNINFNINQKNKINGRGIELININNVKIINCSFENGHSGIYTGTCSNITVIGCSFMGTTDIKTIGKKEKGTKGINIMGGSNHILINNYFGKDLLDGVSIASGAQNNFQFINNTFVNNWYGVFYGGGVRGVVVEGNTFINNKIYDLGLVKAAGETKINNNTFINGYYSVKVDENTTLSGTCTPIYIEQGNTAHGAPSTIETITITNNIFEAYNDTNPYTIDAVYVQSKGGPLLPIGTITVTNNTYEEGITPVTFMDNSWKGENNTYIIGPATLDTLVKAPTTAITVGDSITMQLATKNGITIPNAKVTITAKNGNMNKTIETTTDAFGLFTVEGLGNGNWTLDIAYAGTTTSTNGYLYGASKTTIKATVAGKTALTIKNTTIIKGGKLIYTLTDANGKPIENVTVTLNINGRDYTKITNENGTVSMGINLQPKDYLVTATCKVGNDTITSKDVITVTSNIITKDITLYYKNGTSFEATILDANGKAVGKGINVTFNINGVFYTRTTDENGTAKLGIKLLPKDYIITTIYGGIQISNKVTVLPTLITSDLNMTYGQNKTFVAKTLDGQGKALANQNVTFNINGVFYNKVTNETGEAALTIRLMAGEYIITSIWDEYQVGNNVTVLKA; the protein is encoded by the coding sequence ATGAAAATTAACAATAAGATATTGGTATCCTTATTAATCGTTCTTATTGCTGCTATTTCACTTTCCGCTGTTTCAGCTGCAGAAGATGTTGATACTAATGCAGTATCTGCTCCTGCTGAAGTTGAAGCTTTAGAAATATCTAGCATTGATATGAGTGGTGTAATAAGTGAACCTGCTGCACCTGCTGCAAATAATACTGTTTGGAATGTAAATTCAACAGCTACTGCTGCAGATGTACAAAAAATAATTGATAATTCAAAAAGTGGAGATACAATTAACTTCACTAAAGATGCTGTTTACAACTGGCATAGTGCTAACAAATCTGAAGTGCTTAACGCTATAACTATTCCACATGCTTTGATTATTGAAGGAAACAATGCTACTATCGACTGTGATAACGGATTTACTGCTGATAGTAAATTAACATCCATTGATGGAACAACTTTCCAAAATATTAACTTCAATATAAATCAAAAAAATAAAATTAACGGTCGTGGAATTGAATTAATCAACATTAATAATGTTAAAATTATTAACTGTTCTTTCGAAAACGGTCATTCCGGAATATACACTGGTACCTGTTCCAATATTACAGTTATCGGATGTTCATTTATGGGAACTACTGATATAAAAACCATTGGTAAAAAAGAAAAAGGTACCAAAGGAATAAATATTATGGGTGGATCCAACCACATTTTAATAAACAATTACTTTGGAAAAGATTTACTTGACGGAGTATCTATTGCAAGTGGTGCTCAAAACAACTTCCAATTTATTAACAATACTTTCGTAAATAACTGGTATGGTGTATTCTACGGAGGAGGAGTAAGAGGAGTTGTTGTTGAAGGTAACACTTTCATAAACAACAAAATCTATGATTTAGGTCTTGTTAAAGCTGCTGGTGAAACTAAAATAAACAACAACACTTTCATTAACGGATATTATTCTGTAAAAGTAGATGAAAACACAACACTCAGTGGAACTTGTACTCCTATTTACATAGAACAAGGTAACACCGCACACGGTGCTCCAAGTACCATTGAAACTATTACTATTACCAACAACATATTTGAAGCTTATAACGATACTAACCCTTACACCATCGATGCAGTCTATGTTCAAAGTAAAGGAGGTCCTTTACTCCCTATCGGAACCATAACTGTTACTAACAACACTTATGAAGAAGGAATTACTCCAGTAACTTTCATGGACAATTCATGGAAAGGTGAAAACAATACTTACATTATTGGACCTGCAACTTTAGACACTTTAGTAAAAGCACCAACTACTGCAATAACTGTTGGTGACTCAATCACTATGCAATTAGCTACTAAAAACGGTATTACTATTCCTAATGCAAAAGTTACTATTACTGCTAAAAACGGAAATATGAACAAAACTATTGAAACTACCACTGATGCATTTGGTTTATTTACTGTTGAAGGATTAGGTAACGGAAACTGGACTTTAGATATTGCTTATGCAGGAACCACCACAAGTACCAACGGATACTTATATGGTGCATCCAAAACTACAATAAAAGCAACTGTAGCTGGTAAAACCGCTTTAACTATTAAAAATACTACCATCATTAAAGGCGGAAAACTTATTTACACCTTAACTGATGCAAATGGTAAACCTATTGAAAATGTAACTGTTACATTAAACATAAACGGAAGAGATTACACTAAAATAACTAATGAAAACGGTACTGTAAGTATGGGTATTAACCTCCAACCTAAAGATTATTTAGTTACTGCAACCTGTAAAGTTGGAAATGATACTATCACATCTAAAGATGTTATTACTGTAACCTCAAACATCATTACTAAAGATATTACATTATACTACAAAAACGGTACTTCCTTTGAAGCTACTATTTTAGATGCTAACGGAAAAGCTGTTGGAAAAGGAATAAATGTAACTTTCAACATCAACGGTGTATTCTACACCAGAACTACTGATGAAAATGGTACTGCAAAATTAGGTATTAAATTATTACCTAAAGATTACATTATTACTACCATTTACGGCGGTATCCAAATATCCAACAAAGTTACTGTACTTCCAACTTTAATAACTAGCGACTTAAACATGACTTATGGTCAAAACAAAACTTTCGTTGCAAAAACTTTAGACGGTCAAGGTAAAGCATTAGCTAACCAAAATGTAACATTCAATATAAACGGTGTATTTTACAACAAAGTCACCAATGAGACAGGTGAAGCTGCTTTAACCATTAGATTAATGGCTGGAGAATACATCATTACTTCTATATGGGATGAATACCAAGTTGGTAACAACGTAACTGTTTTAAAAGCATAA
- a CDS encoding DUF2149 domain-containing protein: MLRKRRRISESLDDDPMSGLSNLSDAMLVLALGFLIFAIMALSANPELISQTPATQDVSSADTFEQNYTDSGGMEDSGYSEVGKVYEDPTTGKLVLVSG, from the coding sequence ATGCTTAGAAAAAGACGTAGAATTAGTGAATCTTTAGATGACGATCCGATGAGTGGTTTATCTAACTTGTCTGATGCAATGCTGGTTCTGGCACTTGGATTTTTAATTTTTGCTATTATGGCATTGTCTGCAAATCCGGAATTAATATCTCAAACACCTGCTACTCAGGATGTTTCCAGTGCTGATACTTTTGAACAGAATTACACTGATTCCGGGGGTATGGAAGATAGCGGATACAGTGAAGTGGGTAAAGTGTATGAAGATCCAACTACTGGTAAGTTAGTATTAGTATCGGGTTAA
- a CDS encoding right-handed parallel beta-helix repeat-containing protein, translating into MKINKIILSLLIGFIVAVSISNVSAIDENDTSIISTSADESAIANEIVEPVNNDIKNTTIHNIDPKTNITELNKYIKENVSAGDTLNFTKNGVYNFTSLDGIVVDKNIIVQGNNATFYALQGFQIYSKTGTIDGTQIYNLNFIMTNETAKWNGRGIEIRNGANIIVENCTFLNGNSGVYLSATLGNITVRNCRFNGTTDISSIGKNKETGTKAINIMGGSNILVENNFFGSQCLDGVSIASGGQNVNVRNNTFVNNWYGVFYGGGVGNVNTTNNTFIDIIKIAIDFKKAAGTSIVSDNIFKLAANNIGLYIEQGNTAHGSPSNIETITVTNNKFTALDQDNPITPYTIQAVRIGSANGALLPVGTITIANNTYQTGIKVLTFMDKSWIENETSGDYIILPASLDSKFIGASNKTVESGSYYRVQLTGENGIVLPNQNVKISIIFDEEVIDTINTKTNDFGIIDIPLNYDEGKYTLKLTYNGTDKIIGSYYFNKVDQEIKNIIIKSNAKTTLTLEKDSIYFGGELKYILKDKKGNGIADANITININGKDYIRTTDSNGNAFMKLKLQPKTYTITAKYAGDKVNPNASTINQVKVNSIILTQDVVKYFKNGTQFNAKLVDSDGNPVANKIINFNINGVFYHKETNKEGIATLNINLRPNTYIITSEYDNCFVSNNVTVKTTLVTNDLTKVYLGPESFNATVLDGQGKALANQNVTFNINGVFYTKTTNSNGIASLSIRLMAGEYIITSIYDGYATSNKVTVKA; encoded by the coding sequence ATGAAAATTAATAAGATAATTTTATCATTATTAATTGGATTTATTGTTGCAGTATCAATATCTAACGTGTCTGCAATAGATGAAAATGATACTTCAATAATATCTACTTCTGCAGATGAATCTGCAATAGCTAATGAAATTGTAGAACCAGTAAATAATGATATTAAAAATACAACCATTCACAATATAGACCCAAAAACAAATATCACAGAACTTAATAAATACATTAAAGAAAATGTAAGTGCTGGAGATACTCTTAATTTCACTAAAAATGGAGTTTATAACTTTACAAGTTTAGATGGAATTGTTGTAGACAAAAATATTATTGTTCAAGGAAACAATGCTACATTTTATGCTCTTCAAGGATTCCAAATATATAGTAAAACCGGAACAATTGATGGCACTCAAATATACAATTTAAATTTTATTATGACCAATGAAACTGCAAAATGGAATGGTCGTGGAATAGAAATCCGTAACGGTGCAAATATTATTGTTGAAAACTGTACTTTCCTAAATGGAAATTCTGGAGTTTATTTATCCGCAACACTTGGAAATATAACAGTCCGCAACTGTAGATTTAATGGAACAACAGACATTTCATCTATTGGAAAAAACAAAGAAACCGGAACTAAAGCTATAAACATTATGGGCGGATCAAATATTTTAGTTGAAAACAATTTCTTTGGTTCACAATGTCTTGACGGAGTATCAATAGCTTCCGGGGGTCAAAATGTAAATGTAAGAAACAATACTTTTGTAAATAACTGGTACGGAGTATTTTATGGCGGTGGAGTTGGAAATGTTAACACTACCAACAACACATTCATAGACATAATTAAAATAGCTATTGACTTTAAAAAAGCAGCAGGAACAAGTATTGTATCCGATAACATTTTTAAATTAGCTGCTAATAATATTGGTCTTTACATTGAACAGGGTAATACCGCACACGGATCACCAAGTAATATTGAAACTATTACAGTTACAAACAATAAATTTACCGCATTAGACCAAGATAATCCAATCACCCCATACACTATTCAGGCAGTTAGAATTGGCAGTGCAAATGGAGCACTACTTCCAGTAGGTACTATAACTATTGCAAATAACACTTATCAAACAGGTATTAAAGTATTGACCTTTATGGACAAATCATGGATAGAAAATGAAACCTCCGGAGATTATATTATTTTACCTGCAAGTTTAGACAGTAAATTTATTGGAGCTTCAAATAAAACTGTTGAATCTGGTTCCTATTATAGAGTGCAATTAACTGGAGAAAACGGAATTGTTTTACCTAATCAAAATGTCAAAATATCCATTATATTTGATGAAGAAGTTATAGATACAATCAATACTAAAACTAATGATTTTGGTATTATCGATATTCCGTTAAACTACGATGAAGGCAAATATACTTTAAAATTAACTTATAATGGAACCGATAAAATAATAGGCAGCTATTACTTCAACAAAGTTGATCAGGAAATTAAAAATATTATAATAAAAAGTAATGCAAAAACTACCTTAACTTTAGAAAAAGACAGCATATACTTTGGCGGAGAACTAAAATACATATTAAAAGATAAAAAAGGCAATGGCATTGCTGATGCAAATATAACAATTAACATTAATGGTAAAGATTACATCAGAACCACAGATTCTAACGGAAATGCATTTATGAAATTAAAACTCCAACCTAAAACCTACACAATTACTGCAAAATATGCTGGAGACAAAGTTAATCCAAATGCAAGTACTATTAATCAAGTTAAAGTAAATTCAATTATCTTAACACAGGATGTTGTAAAATACTTTAAAAATGGAACTCAATTTAATGCAAAATTAGTAGATAGTGATGGAAATCCAGTAGCTAATAAAATAATTAATTTCAACATTAACGGAGTATTTTACCATAAAGAAACAAACAAAGAAGGTATTGCAACATTGAATATTAATTTACGTCCTAATACATACATCATAACTTCTGAATACGATAACTGTTTTGTATCTAACAATGTTACTGTAAAAACAACATTAGTAACTAATGACTTGACCAAAGTTTATTTAGGACCTGAAAGTTTCAATGCAACTGTTCTTGATGGTCAGGGAAAAGCATTAGCAAACCAAAATGTAACATTCAATATTAATGGTGTATTCTACACTAAAACAACTAATTCAAATGGTATAGCCAGTTTATCCATCAGATTAATGGCTGGAGAATATATCATAACCTCCATTTATGACGGTTATGCAACTTCCAATAAAGTCACTGTTAAAGCTTAG
- a CDS encoding right-handed parallel beta-helix repeat-containing protein has product MDKKIILILISVFMLFAFAQGISAADIDNSTDVISQAETHEVLGTKYVVDGSAENQMNNPTIQTAIDNAKDGDTIEITGKNYEHCHFVVDKKLNIISNVGTTMSTCPSNIKGSNGVGIFYFSPEASGSVLSGFTFVNNAAKNGEVDPYAVYIEGAKDIQITNNTIDQVSNGPGIYLKDASNILINNNNIQYSKNGILIENSNKITITDNNIENNKNSGIYVGENNKNINIMNNNIVGNNWKGIVVNSANNVNIISNVIMANRDNSVQARANNGAGIYVDCTVDSLKINGNYIFENGNYGVFDTYKTKKSFEDNYKAQEINFNIFVGHKTRGVFAQQNEGGDTGIIYVGSNVYSFEQLCPSTYYEPGVLKEGQRDMIFGEMTKISKGVYKISLIRKDTGEVAKCLSVGNVTFFLNKEGTDSSIKPGDIYQIVPIINGTATVNFKNATFKPSQNVLIALGPGYGAISQSNSSTRPCAYYTIPDSDIPSNDTKDSDLILQNASIYYGGKLSYILKDNGAAIVNATVSITVNGKTYNKSTNKDGIASMNIKLISNKQYNVTAVYAGDDDYNGAALNSTITVIPTITAEDVEKIFRNKTQYYPKLTDSNGKALKDTNVTMNINGVFYTKTTNDKGIATQTINLNPGKYIITSTNTATGESISNTILVKPNMDQNKNIVKYFKNDTQYSVRALDEQGNPLAKQNVTFNINGVFYTKTTNDEGIATQNINLNPGTYIITAMYKDCFVSNNITVLPTLTAHDLNKTFSESKEFVAKVVDGQGKELANQNVTFNINGVFYNKVTDVNGDAKLNIRLMAGEYIITSMYNGYATSNKVTVKA; this is encoded by the coding sequence ATGGATAAAAAAATAATATTAATTTTAATAAGTGTTTTCATGTTATTTGCATTTGCACAAGGCATTAGTGCTGCAGATATAGACAACAGTACTGATGTAATAAGCCAAGCAGAAACACATGAAGTACTAGGAACTAAATATGTTGTTGATGGTTCTGCAGAAAATCAAATGAACAATCCAACAATACAAACTGCAATAGATAATGCAAAAGATGGTGACACTATAGAAATTACTGGAAAAAACTATGAACACTGTCATTTTGTTGTAGATAAAAAATTAAATATCATTAGTAATGTAGGAACAACAATGTCTACATGTCCAAGTAATATTAAAGGATCAAATGGTGTTGGAATATTCTACTTTAGTCCAGAGGCATCAGGATCTGTTCTTTCAGGATTTACTTTTGTAAACAATGCTGCTAAAAACGGAGAAGTCGACCCATATGCAGTTTATATTGAAGGTGCAAAAGACATTCAAATAACCAATAATACTATAGACCAAGTATCCAACGGTCCTGGAATATACTTAAAAGATGCTTCAAATATTTTAATTAACAATAACAATATCCAATATTCCAAAAATGGGATATTAATCGAAAATAGTAATAAAATTACTATAACTGACAATAATATTGAAAATAATAAAAACTCCGGAATTTATGTTGGTGAAAATAACAAGAATATCAACATAATGAACAATAACATTGTAGGAAATAATTGGAAAGGAATTGTTGTTAATTCTGCAAACAATGTAAACATCATAAGCAATGTAATAATGGCAAACAGAGATAATTCCGTTCAGGCAAGAGCAAATAACGGAGCAGGAATATACGTCGATTGTACAGTAGACAGCTTGAAAATAAATGGTAATTACATTTTTGAAAATGGAAATTACGGAGTATTTGATACTTATAAAACTAAAAAAAGTTTTGAAGACAATTACAAAGCACAAGAAATTAACTTCAATATTTTTGTTGGTCATAAAACAAGAGGAGTATTTGCACAGCAAAATGAAGGTGGTGACACTGGAATCATTTATGTTGGAAGCAATGTATATTCATTTGAACAGCTTTGTCCAAGTACATACTATGAACCTGGAGTATTGAAAGAGGGTCAAAGAGATATGATATTTGGAGAAATGACCAAAATATCAAAAGGAGTATACAAAATAAGCCTTATTAGAAAAGATACCGGCGAAGTAGCAAAATGTTTAAGTGTTGGAAATGTAACTTTCTTCTTAAATAAAGAAGGTACTGACAGCAGCATAAAACCGGGAGACATTTACCAAATTGTACCAATAATAAACGGAACTGCTACTGTAAACTTTAAAAATGCTACATTTAAACCAAGCCAAAATGTATTGATTGCTCTTGGACCAGGATATGGTGCAATAAGCCAATCCAATAGTTCAACAAGACCATGTGCATATTATACCATACCTGATTCTGACATTCCATCAAATGACACTAAAGACAGTGATTTAATTCTTCAAAATGCAAGTATTTACTATGGTGGAAAATTAAGCTACATTTTAAAAGACAATGGTGCTGCAATTGTAAATGCTACTGTCTCCATTACAGTCAATGGTAAAACCTACAATAAAAGCACTAATAAAGATGGAATTGCATCTATGAACATTAAATTAATTTCCAATAAACAGTACAACGTAACTGCAGTTTATGCTGGAGATGATGACTACAATGGAGCTGCCTTAAACAGTACAATAACCGTAATTCCAACAATTACTGCTGAAGATGTTGAAAAAATCTTTAGAAACAAAACCCAATACTATCCAAAACTCACAGACAGTAATGGAAAAGCATTAAAAGACACTAACGTAACTATGAACATAAACGGAGTATTCTACACAAAAACCACTAATGATAAAGGAATAGCTACCCAAACTATTAACTTAAACCCTGGAAAATACATTATTACAAGTACCAACACAGCAACCGGCGAATCTATATCCAACACAATTCTTGTAAAACCAAACATGGATCAGAATAAGAATATTGTTAAATATTTCAAGAATGATACACAATATAGCGTAAGGGCTCTTGACGAACAAGGAAACCCATTAGCTAAGCAAAATGTAACCTTTAACATCAACGGAGTATTCTACACAAAAACAACCAATGATGAAGGAATAGCTACCCAAAACATCAACCTAAACCCTGGAACATACATAATAACCGCAATGTACAAAGACTGCTTTGTTTCAAACAACATTACCGTATTGCCTACCTTAACTGCACATGACTTAAACAAAACATTTAGTGAATCTAAAGAATTTGTTGCAAAAGTTGTTGACGGTCAAGGAAAAGAATTAGCTAACCAAAATGTAACATTTAACATCAATGGTGTATTCTACAACAAAGTAACTGATGTTAATGGTGATGCTAAATTAAATATCCGTTTAATGGCCGGAGAATATATTATTACCTCCATGTATAACGGATATGCAACTTCAAACAAAGTTACTGTTAAAGCTTAG
- a CDS encoding MotA/TolQ/ExbB proton channel family protein — MIIQGTETLSSFIHIVSESLLTPVMILIVVFLVVVILCIGGLINERISRKPISSEELECLIRNVSFSQSHSEIEKHIEESNLFDFQKNVLIKIANNHDIGCEARKALASELISAEETKLIKSTNKTDVLVRVGPILGLLGTLIPLGPGLAALGSGDIVTLAEALTVAFDTTVTGLVIGALAYLVSKFKKQWYESDLIVLETIAEAELETLNKK; from the coding sequence ATGATAATTCAAGGAACTGAAACATTATCTTCATTTATTCATATAGTGTCTGAAAGCTTACTGACTCCGGTAATGATTTTGATTGTGGTCTTTTTAGTTGTTGTTATATTATGTATTGGCGGGCTTATTAATGAACGTATTTCAAGAAAACCAATCAGCTCTGAAGAATTGGAATGTTTAATAAGGAATGTTTCATTTTCACAGTCTCATAGCGAAATTGAAAAACATATAGAAGAAAGCAATTTATTTGATTTTCAAAAAAATGTACTTATTAAAATAGCTAATAATCATGATATCGGATGTGAAGCCAGAAAAGCATTAGCTAGTGAATTGATTTCAGCAGAAGAAACTAAATTAATTAAAAGTACTAATAAGACAGATGTTCTTGTAAGAGTAGGTCCTATTTTAGGTCTTTTAGGTACTTTAATTCCGTTAGGTCCTGGTTTGGCAGCATTAGGTTCAGGAGATATTGTTACATTAGCTGAAGCATTAACTGTTGCATTTGATACTACTGTTACTGGTCTGGTTATTGGAGCACTTGCTTATTTGGTATCTAAATTTAAAAAACAATGGTATGAATCAGATTTAATAGTTCTTGAAACTATTGCTGAAGCAGAATTGGAAACTTTAAATAAGAAGTGA